One Comamonas endophytica DNA window includes the following coding sequences:
- a CDS encoding C40 family peptidase: protein MQMPTETPIVPPRRLMLSAALASAAILAGCSSSPTRRGRTAPPPVKPLALDGSLRDALYARTMLVVNTPYTYGGNTPDGGFDCSGLVQYALQGITEKRLPRSTSQWAGVSTPLSRSDLRRGDFVFFNTSGGRYSHMGIYVGGDRFVHAPSSGGTVQVVGMGSAYFSKRFTEARTVFAG, encoded by the coding sequence ATGCAAATGCCGACCGAAACCCCCATCGTGCCGCCACGCAGGCTCATGCTTTCCGCAGCCCTCGCCAGCGCCGCGATCCTGGCCGGCTGCAGTTCGTCGCCAACGCGCCGCGGACGTACTGCCCCGCCTCCAGTCAAACCACTGGCGCTTGACGGTTCACTGCGCGATGCGCTCTACGCGCGCACCATGCTGGTGGTGAACACGCCCTATACCTATGGCGGCAACACGCCCGATGGCGGTTTCGACTGCAGCGGGCTGGTGCAGTACGCGCTGCAGGGCATCACCGAAAAGCGCCTGCCGCGCAGCACCAGCCAGTGGGCTGGCGTCAGCACCCCGCTGAGCCGCAGCGATCTGCGCCGCGGGGACTTCGTGTTCTTCAACACCTCGGGGGGGCGCTATTCACATATGGGGATCTATGTGGGGGGCGACCGCTTCGTGCATGCGCCGTCGAGCGGGGGCACGGTGCAGGTGGTGGGGATGGGGAGCGCTTATTTCAGCAAGCGGTTTACTGAAGCGCGGACGGTGTTTGCGGGGTGA